One part of the Oryzias melastigma strain HK-1 linkage group LG21, ASM292280v2, whole genome shotgun sequence genome encodes these proteins:
- the cryba2b gene encoding beta-crystallin A2b gives MNTQQMEQMGQFRITVWEEENFQGKRCEFMLECQNIMERGFHKIRSIKVENGPWVGYEYPEFQGQQFILEKGDYPRYEAWSGNSSYRTEHLLSFRPIKCANHSDSKVTLYECEDFQGRKFEMCDDYPSLQAMGWCSKEVPSIKINSGAWVAYQFPGYRGYQYILERDRHQGEYRCYNEYSTQAHTNQVQSIRRIQH, from the exons ATGAACACTCAACAGATGGAGCAGATGGGCCAGTTCCGGATCACGGTCTGGGAGGAGGAGAACTTCCAGGGAAAGCGCTGTGAGTTCATGCTGGAGTGCCAGAACATCATGGAGAGGGGCTTCCACAAGATCCGCTCCATCAAGGTTGAGAACGGACC TTGGGTGGGCTACGAGTACCCAGAGTTCCAGGGGCAGCAGTTCATCCTGGAGAAGGGGGACTACCCTCGCTACGAGGCCTGGAGCGGGAACAGCAGCTACAGAACCGAGCACCTGCTTTCCTTCAGACCCATCAAGTGCGCC AACCACAGTGACAGCAAGGTGACCCTGTACGAGTGCGAGGACTTCCAGGGGCGCAAGTTTGAGATGTGCGACGACTATCCCTCCCTACAGGCCATGGGCTGGTGCAGCAAGGAGGTGCCCTCCATCAAAATCAACTCAGGCGC CTGGGTTGCCTACCAGTTCCCTGGTTACCGTGGATACCAGTACATCCTGGAGAGAGACAGACACCAAGGCGAGTACAGATGCTACAACGAGTACAGCACCCAGGCTCACACCAACCAGGTGCAGTCCATTCGCAGGATCCAGCACTAA
- the umps gene encoding uridine 5'-monophosphate synthase — protein MDGVSVESLILKLHDVNAVKFGEYKLKSGLMTPIYIDLRVLVSHPGLMNQVSSLIYQRVKEEGLQFGLVCGVPYTALPLATIICSTHELPMLIRRKEAKDYGTKKMVEGSFCEGDTCLIIEDTVTSGSSILETADVLLKEGLKVTDAVVLMDREQGGTEMLASRGIRLLPVISMFKLLDVLLAAGRIDGPTAESVRRFIQDNNTFRPKKENGGAVPAPKKACLDLNREQSYAERAQLPNVHPLACKLLKIMEEKQSNLCVSADVTSGEELLRLAESLGPKICVLKTHVDILKDFTLDFSQKLQAVADQHNFLIFEDRKFADIGNTVKHQYEGGVYQISSWSHIVNAHAVPGPGVVRGLSAVGKPLGRGCLLIAQMSSSGSLATGGYTTAAVQMAEEHSDFVMGFICCSKVTQNPQFIHMTPGVQLETGGDALGQQYATPEDVICRRGSDIIIVGRGILEASDRLKAAESYRRAGWDAYMKARSSQ, from the exons ATGGATGGCGTTTCCGTGGAGAGTTTGATCCTGAAGCTCCATGACGTGAACGCGGTGAAGTTCGGGGAGTATAAGCTGAAGAGCGGCCTGATGACGCCGATCTACATCGACCTGAGGGTCCTGGTGTCCCACCCGGGACTCATGAACCAG GTGTCCAGCCTCATCTATCAGCGCGTGAAGGAGGAGGGCCTTCAGTTCGGTTTGGTGTGTGGCGTTCCGTACACGGCTCTTCCTCTGGCCACCATCATCTGCTCCACGCACGAGCTGCCCATGCTCATCAGGCGGAAGGAGGCCAAGGACTACG GAACCAAGAAGATGGTGGAGGGCTCGTTCTGCGAGGGGGACACGTGTCTGATCATCGAGGACACGGTGACCAGCGGCAGCAGCATCCTGGAGACGGCGGACGTGCTCCTTAAGGAGGGACTGAAG GTGACGGACGCCGTCGTGTTGATGGACAGGGAGCAGGGCGGCACGGAGATGCTGGCGTCCCGAGGAATCCGCCTCCTGCCCGTCATCTCCATGTTCAAGCTGCTGGACGTCCTGCTGGCCGCCGGGCGCATCGACGGGCCGACGGCCGAGAGCGTCCGCAGGTTCATCCAGGACAACAACACCTTCAG GCCCAAGAAGGAAAACGGCGGTGCGGTTCCAGCCCCCAAGAAGGCGTGTCTGGACCTGAATCGGGAGCAGAGCTATGCTGAGCGAGCCCAGTTACCGA ACGTCCATCCTCTGGCCTGTAAGCTCCTGAagatcatggaggagaagcagagcaACCTGTGCGTTTCTGCTGACGTGACGAGCGGCGAGGAGCTGCTGCGGCTCGCCGAGTCGCTCGGCCCAAAGATCTGCGTTCTGAAGACCCACGTGGACATCCTGAAG GACTTCACGCTGGACTTCAGCCAGAAGCTGCAGGCTGTGGCCGACCAGCACAACTTCCTCATATTTGAGGACCGCAAGTTTGCCGACATCGGAAACACCGTCAAGCACCAGTATGAAG gcGGCGTTTACCAGATCTCCTCGTGGTCCCACATCGTCAACGCCCACGCCGTCCCGGGACCCGGCGTGGTCCGGGGCCTGAGCGCGGTGGGGAAGCCTCTGGGCCGCGGCTGCCTGCTCATCGCTCAGATGAGCTCCAGCGGCTCCCTGGCCACCGGCGGATACACCACGGCGGCG GTGCAGATGGCGGAGGAGCACTCGGACTTTGTGATGGGGTTCATCTGCTGCTCCAAGGTCACCCAAAACCCCCAGTTCATCCACATGACCCCCGGGGTGCAGCTGGAAACTGGAG GAGACGCTTTAGGCCAGCAGTACGCCACCCCGGAGGACGTGATTTGCAGGAGAGGCTCTGACATCATCATCGTGGGACGCGGCATCCTGGAGGCCTCTGATAGGCTGAAGGCCGCCGAGTCGTACCGGCGGGCGGGCTGGGACGCCTACATGAAGGCCAGGAGCAGCCAGTGA